The sequence CCATCCCTGTGCGCCTCTCCATGAGCGTCTCCTTCTGTCTGTCCTGGCCCGCTCATGTCTGCCAGACTACATTATAACCTCCCATCCACAACTCAATGAACACATGGTGAGACAggcgctctctctctgttctctaaCCCACCAAAGGTAGTAAGGGACAGTAGACTCGTTCAGACAGTTCACTTGTTTAAAATTGTTTAACTTGGCACACTTTGATGATGTCTTTGTTCATTTTAACATCTGAGCAAAACTGAAGATGCAACTCAAGACTTCTTTCCCAAATAACCTATTCTGCCTAAACTGTGATTGTTTGCACATCCTCTCTTAATATTTGTGTGCACATTCCTCACCAAACTGTACAGATTCCCAATTCAAaaacattatacattttattttacatatttggtTATTGTCTTTTTCATATGTCTATATGGTcatttttctatttcttctCACCAAATGAATGCTCATGGGTGAATTGTTtagtctctgtaaattatagagtgtggtcttgACTCGATCTGGAAATAAATAGTGTCCTGCGAtaacttttacttaataaaattgaattaaattgcaTGCACCAAACTACAAGGCAATTCATTGTGTGTGGAAAACCTACCTGGTAATAAACccctttctgattctgatgcaaGACCAGGCCacatttaaatggtttacaACAACTTTTATGTAAGTGTGAAAGATAACTAAACACCACTGTTTGAGGCGCAGCAGTAATATAGGAAGCCTTTTTGTCCCTGTCACCAGGCATAAGGACGgtgaggacagagagacagtttatatttattgtttgctTTGTGTTCAGCCAATAGCCTTGGTGTCATGGGGTCACACCTTGGAGCTGTCCACCGTGGCCTCTTCAGACGTCTGTAATTGGCTGGagaccacaacaaacacaccaagACAGTCTGGTGGTGTGAGCCGGAGTAGGAAGTACAACCTGTTGTTAATCCGGTCAGCCGAGCAGCACTGGCAGCAACATGCACATCCAGAGGAACACTTCGCAAAAATGAAGGTTTGGAGACTTGACTGACGACTTTGCTCATTTTGTATATTTACATTAAGTtaattatttgtaattttacatgtgCTGCAATAAAAGCAGCATAGAAGAGTAATTACAGCAGTCTTGCATGTGTCTCTTACTAGCTgttgttgtaaatgtaaatctCCAGTCTCTGAGGCAATGCTGTGAGCAGACCATCTCTTCTCTGCTGAATGGTGCGACGAAGAAAGAGCTAGAGTCCAACGTGAAGAAGGAAAGATTGAGACAaatgaaagaggaaggaaaaaggAGGCAGAAAAGAGCTGCCATTAGAGAAAAACAGGAGATTGTTAAGGAGGAGAGCGAGAGACAAAACACACGAACACACCGGCCCACCAACGGCAGGACAAGGAACTTCCAGAACTCCAACAGTACGCTTGGACCATCAGCAGGTTCTCTTCCAGGGATCAGGACTCTCTCAGATCCTCCAGGTTCTAGGGGAGCTCCTTCTCAATCTAAGATCCAGAATACAAATCAGAGTCTTAAACCAATGGCCACAGCTTCTTTGGAGTCAAATATGTCTGACCTCAAAAACCCAAACCCCTCTGGTGGGTTGGATGTTGGTGCAGATGGTGTGAACAGGGAACATAATGAGACCACAAGGCCTGAAGCCCGGGTCCTCGGTTCCAAAGATGAAGGTATAGACTCAGCCAAACAGAGGGACGATGACTCTGTTGGACacagcctgaaagagaaaaTCTCTACTGAGAAAAACTTTGATAAAGGCAACACAGCGGATGGCACAATGAAGGACAATGAAGTGGTAAATGTTAAAGAGAGGGAGTTGGAACATAAGcaaacacacagtgacacacactcTCAACACAAAAGTGAAAAGATTGGCTTTGGTTCTGTTTCCAAATCCCAATCAGAGTCGCCACCTCAGCCACAACAGCACCAGAACCCACAGTCAGCCACTACCCTGCTCAACAGCCACGACTGTGGTAGCTGCAAAGGAGCAGAACACTGTGAATGCAACAAGGCCTCAGGGGCCTCGGCCGCTCTTGTGAATGAAGGGTGGCTGAGGACCCCCAGGACAAACGAGGGAGTGtgggcagcagcagcactggGCTTCCTGCTGATTCTCCTGACCCTGTCAGTGCTCCACACACGCCTGTACCGCCACTGGAGGACCACACCCAGTCTTTACTGGCACGACCCTCAACAGGACTACGACAGTGTGGCAGGTAGGTGGACAATCACCAGTGAGCCGTTCTATTCCTCAAACCAATCCTGATAGCCAGATTGATCATAGTAATCAAAGGTGCTCTAAGAAGCGATGTCACTCGTTTTtaaggctacaacatttgtcacatacagcataCATCTCCTCgctatccgcgagctgcctgtcccctgaacacacagtTATAaaacgtggtctctgtagacagcccggggtctacaaacggcaacaaaacaaactgagccaacctgcaccaccaaacatacacagtgttccagcaggtaaccgacaagaaggatgtGCGGGTAGTGGTTTCAGGGTTAGTGCgtggaagggagggggaggagatgggatgaggaggagggaggggcaaacTAGCCACCGTTTTGTTGGACAATACTTCGAAGGTCAACAATTAGtgacatcacccaacatcgcttagagcacctttaacacaAACAGAACCATACACATAACCTTTTTGGAGAAGGGATTGAGGTGCCTTTGTTTATATTCTTAAGCagtttcatttgtgtgtgt comes from Etheostoma spectabile isolate EspeVRDwgs_2016 chromosome 3, UIUC_Espe_1.0, whole genome shotgun sequence and encodes:
- the tp53i13 gene encoding uncharacterized protein tp53i13; amino-acid sequence: MTMPSQTTSPPPLTVTVFAALWVSLGRCGVSESLGPPGCDNGKLSLDRDLLPAVYWDCPGSTIWPVSPQRRPSIDTVYDPVPARQICMDTSISYNHTIPNSGAYRPVRAECGEYLYCPPQRWLNNLHQGAPVLLYHPCAPLHERLLLSVLARSCLPDYIITSHPQLNEHMPIALVSWGHTLELSTVASSDVCNWLETTTNTPRQSGGVSRSRKYNLLLIRSAEQHWQQHAHPEEHFAKMKSLRQCCEQTISSLLNGATKKELESNVKKERLRQMKEEGKRRQKRAAIREKQEIVKEESERQNTRTHRPTNGRTRNFQNSNSTLGPSAGSLPGIRTLSDPPGSRGAPSQSKIQNTNQSLKPMATASLESNMSDLKNPNPSGGLDVGADGVNREHNETTRPEARVLGSKDEGIDSAKQRDDDSVGHSLKEKISTEKNFDKGNTADGTMKDNEVVNVKERELEHKQTHSDTHSQHKSEKIGFGSVSKSQSESPPQPQQHQNPQSATTLLNSHDCGSCKGAEHCECNKASGASAALVNEGWLRTPRTNEGVWAAAALGFLLILLTLSVLHTRLYRHWRTTPSLYWHDPQQDYDSVADVIRRRLRIANRRRKRGRRQECVLLPSSSSSEEHL